The nucleotide window AACGGCTCTGCTGCTGCCAGCCTGACCCTGCTCGCAAGCCTGCTGCTTGCCTGTTTCAGCGCGCCATTGATCGGCGCCATTTTCGACATCAACGCCACATCCATCGACCTCTTCAATATCTCCGCGGCTCCGTCCGCCGCCCATCCGCTCGGTACGGACGAGATCGGCCGGGATCTGCTGATGCGGCTGCTCGACGGCGGCCAGGTGTCGTTGACGGTCGGGATCGCCGCCGCACTGAGCGCCACCGCCATCGGCACAGTGGCCGGGCTGATCGCGGGCTATCGCGGCGGCATTGCTGACGCCGTGCTGATGCGGCTCGCCGACGGGGTAATTTCCCTGCCCTTACTGCCGCTGCTGATCGTGCTTGCGGCCATAGATCCGGCGAAGGTCGGCTTGCCGCCGGAGTTGGTGAAGTCGGAGAGTTTCAGCCTGTACCGGATCATCGCCATTATCGCCCTTGTCGGCTGGACCACGACGGCGCGGCTGGTGCGCGGCACGATCCTCAGCCTACGGGAACGGGATTTCATCGAGGCTGCCCGTGCCCAGGGTCTGCCAACATCCCGTATCCTGTTCCGCCATCTGCTGCCGAACGCGGCATCGCCCATTCTGGTCGCCATGACCCTGACCGTCGGCAACGTGATTCTGTTCGAAAGCGTGCTCAGCTTCCTCGGCCTCGGTATCCAGCCGCCCATCCCGAGCTGGGGGAATATGCTGACCGGCGCGCAGGACCTGATCTCAGCCGCTCCCATGCTCGCCATCTGGCCAGGCCTGCTGATTTTCGCCGCCGTCATCGCCTTCAATTTCCTCGGCGACGGACTCCAGGACGCACTAAATCCGCGGGCCCGGAACAGACGCGGAAGATGAGCTGCCGCGCCGCATTGACGCCTTGCCACCCCGCCTCTAGCTTGGCGCCATGAACCGCATCCGCGCCCTCTTCCTCATGCTGATCTTTTTTGCCGCATTCGGCCTTGCGGCCTGTGAGGAAGAGCAAGCGACCGTGCTCAATCGACGTGATGGCAAAGCCCCACCCGGCGCGGGTCAGACCGGTGAGCTTTGCGTGCTGGTGCGCAACAGGGCTCCCTTCACCATCACCGGCCGGGTCCAGCTCAAGACCCGGGAGCGGACCAGCTTTCGTCTGGCACGCAACGGTCGAACCAAGATCTGTCTGGCGGGGACACTGTACGGTGGCGACACGGTCTCGCTGGTGCTGACCAATTTCATGACCCTGCCGCTGTTCTCTTGCTATGTGCGCTTCGATCAGTCGATCGACGTCTATGCTCGGCCGCACCCCGATGGCGGCTGGCTCTACAACGCCCCCTGCAGCTAGTCCGGCAGTAAGGACCTAGAGCAATCCGTCTTTACGTCCGGTATCCACCGGTATCGACGAGACCGGAATGTTTCCAACGATGAACCGCTCGCAAACATCCCCGCCGTAAGAGACCGGAAGAACCACACGGCGCCAGATCTTTCCGCTGAGCCAGATAGGCGCCAGGTGCTCAGAGTAAATCGGCCGGTTCGACTCATAAACAGCCAGATAGACAGCGCGATACATCAACGCCAGCTCGTGCCGGGTTGTGCGGTTCATTTCGGAGACTGTGCGACCGGTCCAGTCTTTTGACGACGAGTCTGAGATTTCGGTC belongs to Nisaea sp. and includes:
- a CDS encoding ABC transporter permease, translating into MSIAPFHFHLLSRRRHSLFARLVRNGSAAASLTLLASLLLACFSAPLIGAIFDINATSIDLFNISAAPSAAHPLGTDEIGRDLLMRLLDGGQVSLTVGIAAALSATAIGTVAGLIAGYRGGIADAVLMRLADGVISLPLLPLLIVLAAIDPAKVGLPPELVKSESFSLYRIIAIIALVGWTTTARLVRGTILSLRERDFIEAARAQGLPTSRILFRHLLPNAASPILVAMTLTVGNVILFESVLSFLGLGIQPPIPSWGNMLTGAQDLISAAPMLAIWPGLLIFAAVIAFNFLGDGLQDALNPRARNRRGR